A genomic stretch from Solanum stenotomum isolate F172 chromosome 8, ASM1918654v1, whole genome shotgun sequence includes:
- the LOC125873761 gene encoding uncharacterized protein LOC125873761, giving the protein MVVKECRTAIPINDIDISCLTVHAQQIKEEKLKERSMEAKRAKIGDDDFLHSRFGGGNHFEGNGSSEQMVSESQKCGKGYRGECLDGSNTCFGCGKMDHKTRYCPMVSKNKRDNHRQAQPYPSSGPSVGKKHNRFYVLQTRQDHESSPDVIIGLDWLREKKTEVAEMAFGRAQPRVIIQSTSRRLSGVYSLVYDKYTKSKQSPVSQ; this is encoded by the exons atggtggttaaagaatgTCGTACCGCCATTCCCATTAATGATATAGACATTTCTTGCCTAAcggttcatgctcaacaaatcaaagaggagaaacttaaggaaaggtCTATGGAGGCAAAGAGGGCAAAAATCGGGGATGATGACTTTTTACATTCAAGGTTCGGTGGAGGTAATCATTTTGAAGGTAATGGTTCTAGTGAGCAAATGGTATCTGAGTCTCAAAAGTGTGGAAAAGGCTATAGGGGTGAGTGCCTAGATGGTTCTAATACATGTTTTGGTTGTGGAAAAATGGATCATAAGACAAGGTATTGTCCTATGGTCTCTAAGAATAAGAGAGATAATCATCGACAAGCTCAACCTTACCCTTCTTCAGGTCCTAGTGTTGGTAAAAAACATAATAGGTTTTATGTTCTCCAGACTCGACAAGATCATGAGAGTTCCCCGGATGTAATAATTG GTTTGGACTGGTTGCGTGAGAAAAAAACTGAAGTAGCAGAAATGGCATTTGGCAGAGCCCAACCACGGGTCATCATCCAGTCGACGAGCCGTAGATTGAGTGGC GTCTATAGTCTAGTGTATGACAAGTATACAAAGTCAAAGCAATCCCCTGTctcccaatga